The genomic DNA AAGAGCAGGTCGCGCGACCTTTCGACGTTGCCACTGAGGCGCCTCACTTGGTAATGCAGGCGGTTGACGCCGTGAATGAAATGCCCGTGCGGTACGTTCAGGGAGATGCGCTTTTGCTCGTCGCCAGGCTGGATAGTGGTGCTGTCCACCGGCGTGGGGTGGCCATTGACATGCAAGTCAACCGAATCGTATGCCTCCACGACCTGATTGCTAAGCTGCATTTCAGTCAACGGATCAGCCACGCACAGCAGGCCGGCAGGCTTATCGTTGTAGAGCGGTCTGGGGACGCCGACGTTGGCGCGTTCAGGCGGTTTGATCGGCTGCAGCGAACCGGGTACGAAAAGCGGAAAAAGATCAAAAACCACATCAAGCGTAGAATCGTTGATTTCCATGATGCTCTCCTGACCGAAACAGGTCGGTGGGTGGTGGTAGGAAGGCATCACACATCGTTTGTAGAGCACCGGCAACTGTCAGATCTGACAGGTGAGGGCAGATTTCAGACAAGCGGTCGTTGCGCCTTGGGCTAAAACGACAAAATTTTTCACCTCCGGTAGATGAAGGACGTTTTTTCTGTCTGGAAGGCATGGGTTTGCGATGAGTCAGTCTTCGCGAGCAGGCTGGCTGCCACTGCGTGCCCTGAAAAAGAGAGGGGCTTTACCGAGACTCAAGACTTGCGCAGGGTCTTCTGCCGCAAAATATAAACCGTCACCAGCACCGCACTCGTCAACATAAACCCCCGCGCCCACATCAACGGCACCAGGTAGCAGGAAAACAGAATACTCGCCCACATCAGCCCGATCGCGTAGACCTTGCCCTTGAGCGGAATACCGTTGCCATCGAGATAATCGCGAATCCATGGCCCAAGCCGGGGATGTTCGACCAGCCAGCGATAGAAGCGCGGCGAGCTCCGGGCGAAACACGCGGCCGCAAGCAGTAGGAAAGGGGTGGTGGGCAGGACGGGCAGGAAAATCCCGATCACCCCCAATGCCACGCTAAGCCAGCCGATGGCCAGCAGGATGTAGCGCAACATCAGGGGGCGGTTGCCTATGGGGTTGTCCATAGGCCGGTTCTTAGTGGTGACGTGGCTTGAGGATCGCCGGTTTTTCGTCAGGCGCCTGGCACAACAGGTACAGCGCGGTCAGGGCTTCCGGGATCTGTACGATCATGTCGTCCATCAGGTTGGCGTCTTTGGCAATGTCTTCGAACTCTGGCTGTTCGTCGAACAGGCCCGAACCGACCATGATCGGCAGGAGCATTTCGCTGACTTCTTCTTCGGCGGTTTCGAACCAGGCGGCTTCACGCAGGAACACGCCTTCCATGAAGCCGATGCACCAGCCGCGCAGCTCGGAATCGTCCGGCTCTTCGCCCAGATCCAGTTCGCAGGGCAGCTCGAATTCTTCGTCGGACGCCAGTTGACGGGCGATGTGCGCCTTGAGGCCGATCAGCGTGGCTTCGATCTCTTCGCGCTGGGCTTCGCCGCTGTAGTGCGGTTCTTCGGCGAACAGGGCGTCGATCCATTCACGCTCGGGCACTTCTTCCGAGCAGATCGACAGCGCGGTCAGGTAACCGTGGGCGGCCACGTAGTCCAGCGCCTCGTCATGCAGTTCGTCGGCGTCGAGGAAGACTTGCAGGCGGGTCAATTGCTCAGCGAAGGACATTACGGGGCTACCTTGGGGGAATAAACAATGCGGGAATTCTAGGCCTTCTTGCGCGCTCAAGCCAGCCGCATGGCAGATTTGCCGCAATTGCCGGACAGCATTGCAAACCTTGTGGGAGCGAGCCTGCTCGCGATAGCGGCGTATCAGGCGCCTTTGTATCTACTGACCCATCGTGTTCGCGAGCAGGCTCGCTCCCACAGGGTCGTTGGGAGGCTGCTTACAGAATGTGTCTTATAAGCGGCACCCTGTGCAGGGGAGCGCTCGGGTATACTGCCGCGTTTTGCGATCCCTGCCCGTATTGCGGCCGCTGTGCAACGCGCCCTTACGTTTTGTTTAAAGCAG from Pseudomonas baetica includes the following:
- a CDS encoding YecA family protein; translation: MSFAEQLTRLQVFLDADELHDEALDYVAAHGYLTALSICSEEVPEREWIDALFAEEPHYSGEAQREEIEATLIGLKAHIARQLASDEEFELPCELDLGEEPDDSELRGWCIGFMEGVFLREAAWFETAEEEVSEMLLPIMVGSGLFDEQPEFEDIAKDANLMDDMIVQIPEALTALYLLCQAPDEKPAILKPRHH
- a CDS encoding YbaN family protein, which codes for MDNPIGNRPLMLRYILLAIGWLSVALGVIGIFLPVLPTTPFLLLAAACFARSSPRFYRWLVEHPRLGPWIRDYLDGNGIPLKGKVYAIGLMWASILFSCYLVPLMWARGFMLTSAVLVTVYILRQKTLRKS